The following proteins come from a genomic window of Rubrobacter naiadicus:
- a CDS encoding DNA methyltransferase, whose product MNRQDNLFDNQEPKAGNQKPLECLGKTFDSGEARREHFLRLLREGLEELHTKLGGVPFTTVEDAVQRMKSVEKWPMGDDARLHELAERMRHADSSKDLLQRWKDVVGFPNGEIEDILNLSDPPYYTACPNPFIADFIKHYGKPYDPNVPYSKEPFAADVSEGKNDPIYNAHSYHTKVPHKAIMRYILHYTEPGDVVFDGFCGTGMTGVAAQLCGDRKTVESLGYKVDDQGIIYQQEEETDESGKKRTVWKPFSRLGARRAVLNDLSPAATFIAYNYNTPVDVQAFEREAKRILKEVEEECGWMYETFHSDGKTKGRINYTVWSEVFTCNACAGELVFTHIAFDAKKKKVRSEFPCPHCGATLKKDDLDLVYESLFDTSIGKTVRRPKRVPVLINYTVGKIRYEKEPDRTDLDIIRRIEAMPQPVEVPALAIPDMQMMRVGRMRPSAITHLHHFFLPRARHALAALWKNANRATDKRVREMLLFFVDQAIWGMSVLNRYSPSHFSQVNRALSGVFYVASHISEVSPWYILEGKLKRLMRAFAGTSTAQPHTSITTEDLGRLEVPSRSVDYIFTDPPFGENIYYSDLNLLVESWYGVTTRPEPEAIVDRVRDKSLLDYQVLMEKCFRRYFDALKPGRWMTVEFHNSRNSVWSSIQEALQRAGFVVADVRTLDKKQGSFQQVTSGGAVKQDLVISAYKPNGGLEDRFKLTAGTEEGVWDYIRTHLGKLAPPTIKSGSMEINPERMNYLLFDRMVAFHVQRGVTVPLSAAEFYAGLAQRFPERDGMYFLPEQVAEYDKKRMKVKEVLELQLFVTDEASAIQWLKQQLTRKPQTFQELHPQFLKEIGGWQKHEKPLELSELLEQNFLRYDGKGEVPSQIHSYLSSNFKELRNLPKDDERLRAKAKDRWYVPDPNKAGDLEKLRERALLREFEEYRESKQKRLKVFRLEAVRAGFKKAWQERDYATIIAVARKIPENVLQEDPKLLMWYDQALTRMGDE is encoded by the coding sequence GTGAACCGCCAAGACAATCTTTTTGACAACCAGGAACCCAAAGCCGGGAACCAGAAACCGCTCGAATGTCTTGGCAAGACATTCGACTCCGGCGAGGCGCGGCGGGAGCACTTCCTCCGCCTCTTGCGCGAAGGGCTGGAGGAACTCCACACCAAGCTGGGCGGTGTGCCCTTCACCACGGTGGAAGACGCCGTGCAACGGATGAAGTCGGTCGAGAAGTGGCCAATGGGGGATGATGCGCGTCTCCATGAGCTCGCCGAGCGCATGCGCCACGCCGATTCAAGCAAGGACCTGCTCCAGCGCTGGAAGGATGTGGTCGGCTTCCCAAACGGGGAGATCGAGGACATCCTGAACCTCTCCGATCCGCCGTATTACACGGCGTGCCCCAACCCCTTCATCGCGGACTTCATCAAGCACTACGGCAAGCCCTACGACCCGAACGTGCCTTACAGCAAGGAGCCTTTCGCGGCGGACGTGAGCGAGGGGAAGAACGACCCCATCTACAACGCGCACTCCTACCACACCAAGGTGCCGCACAAGGCGATCATGCGGTACATCCTGCACTATACCGAGCCCGGGGATGTGGTCTTCGACGGCTTCTGTGGTACGGGGATGACAGGCGTTGCGGCGCAGCTTTGTGGTGACCGCAAGACGGTGGAGTCGCTTGGCTACAAGGTGGATGACCAGGGCATCATCTACCAGCAGGAAGAAGAAACGGATGAGTCCGGCAAGAAACGAACGGTTTGGAAGCCCTTCTCAAGACTCGGCGCCCGACGTGCCGTCCTCAACGACCTCTCCCCAGCGGCCACCTTCATCGCCTACAACTACAACACGCCGGTGGATGTGCAAGCGTTCGAGCGTGAAGCGAAACGCATCCTTAAAGAGGTGGAAGAAGAATGCGGCTGGATGTACGAAACCTTCCACTCAGATGGGAAGACCAAAGGGCGGATTAACTACACTGTTTGGAGCGAAGTATTCACATGCAATGCATGCGCGGGGGAGCTCGTATTCACCCACATAGCATTTGATGCGAAGAAAAAGAAAGTCCGCAGTGAGTTCCCATGTCCACATTGTGGTGCGACCCTCAAGAAAGATGACCTGGATCTCGTATACGAATCCCTCTTCGATACTTCAATCGGTAAAACGGTAAGGCGACCTAAGCGGGTGCCAGTCCTCATCAATTACACCGTAGGCAAAATAAGATACGAGAAAGAGCCGGACCGCACGGATTTGGACATCATTCGGCGAATTGAAGCAATGCCTCAACCTGTAGAAGTTCCTGCATTAGCGATCCCAGACATGCAGATGATGAGAGTTGGCCGAATGCGGCCTTCAGCAATTACGCATTTGCATCATTTCTTCCTGCCCAGGGCTCGACACGCGCTGGCCGCGCTATGGAAAAATGCAAACCGCGCTACTGATAAGCGTGTTCGGGAAATGCTCTTGTTTTTCGTGGATCAGGCTATTTGGGGTATGTCTGTTTTGAACCGGTACAGCCCCTCTCATTTCTCACAAGTAAACCGTGCCCTGAGCGGGGTGTTCTATGTGGCATCCCATATTTCTGAGGTCTCACCCTGGTATATCCTCGAGGGAAAACTAAAGCGTCTTATGAGGGCGTTTGCGGGAACGTCAACGGCCCAGCCCCACACGTCAATTACTACTGAAGATCTGGGGCGTTTGGAAGTCCCGAGCAGATCTGTGGACTATATCTTCACCGATCCGCCGTTTGGTGAAAACATCTACTATTCTGATCTGAACCTCCTCGTTGAATCTTGGTATGGCGTAACGACACGACCAGAGCCGGAAGCAATCGTTGATCGGGTTAGAGACAAGAGTTTGCTCGACTACCAAGTCCTGATGGAGAAATGCTTTCGGCGCTACTTTGACGCATTAAAACCAGGACGCTGGATGACGGTGGAGTTCCACAACTCCAGGAACAGCGTTTGGAGTTCGATTCAAGAAGCACTGCAACGGGCGGGTTTTGTTGTTGCCGATGTTAGGACGCTTGACAAGAAACAAGGATCGTTTCAGCAAGTCACGAGCGGCGGCGCTGTAAAACAAGATCTGGTCATCTCCGCCTACAAACCGAACGGGGGCCTTGAGGACCGCTTCAAGCTGACCGCCGGCACCGAGGAAGGCGTTTGGGATTATATACGTACTCATTTAGGGAAATTAGCGCCACCAACAATTAAGAGCGGGAGCATGGAGATCAATCCTGAGCGCATGAACTACCTGCTCTTCGACCGCATGGTGGCCTTCCACGTCCAGCGCGGCGTGACGGTGCCGCTCTCGGCAGCGGAGTTCTACGCCGGTCTCGCCCAGCGCTTCCCGGAGCGCGACGGAATGTACTTCCTGCCCGAGCAGGTGGCGGAGTACGACAAGAAGCGCATGAAGGTGAAGGAGGTCCTCGAGCTCCAGCTCTTCGTCACCGACGAGGCCTCCGCCATCCAGTGGCTCAAGCAGCAGCTTACCAGGAAGCCGCAGACCTTCCAGGAGCTCCATCCGCAGTTCCTCAAGGAGATCGGCGGCTGGCAGAAGCACGAGAAGCCGCTCGAGCTCTCCGAGCTGCTGGAACAGAACTTCCTCCGCTACGACGGCAAGGGCGAGGTGCCGAGCCAGATCCACAGCTACCTCTCCAGCAACTTCAAGGAGCTGCGCAACCTGCCCAAGGACGACGAGCGCCTCCGGGCCAAGGCCAAGGACCGCTGGTACGTCCCGGACCCCAACAAGGCCGGGGACCTGGAGAAGCTCCGCGAGCGGGCCCTGCTGCGCGAGTTCGAGGAGTACCGCGAGTCCAAGCAGAAGCGCCTGAAGGTGTTCCGCCTCGAGGCCGTCCGCGCCGGCTTCAAGAAGGCATGGCAGGAACGGGACTACGCGACCATCATCGCCGTGGCACGCAAGATCCCCGAGAACGTCCTCCAGGAGGACCCCAAGCTTCTCATGTGGTATGACCAGGCGCTTACGAGGATGGGAGACGAGTAG